In Paraburkholderia youngii, the genomic stretch TCGATTCGTTTCTGAAGCCAAAGGGCGAGGCCGCGTTCACTCGACCTTGACGCCCTTCAGCGCTTCCTTGGCTGGCGGATATTCGAGCTTCAGCGCATTGAGCGTGCGCAGAAGCAGTTGGGCGACCATCACGTTGCGATGCGTCTTCGAGTCGGCCGGAATCACGTACCACGGCGCGTATTCGGTCGACGTCGCGGCCAGCGCGTCGCGATACGCGGACTGATATGCGTCCCACTGCTTGCGCGCTTCGAGATCCGACACGTCGAATTTCCAGTGCTTCAGCGGATCGTCGATGCGCTCCTGCAAACGCACTCGCTGCTCGTCCTTCGAAATATGCAGCATGCACTTGACGATCGTCGCGCCGCTGTGGGCGAGCAACTGCTCGAACTGACGGATGTGGCAGCAGCGCTGCTGGAACTCGTCCGCGTCGAGTTCGCCCTGCACGGTCGGCACGAGCAGGTCTTCGTAGTGACTGCGATTGAAGATCGTCAGCTCGCCGGCCGCGGGTGCCTGCGAATGCACGCGCCACAGGAAGTCGTGCGCGAGTTCGACGGGCGTCGGCGCCTTGAACGGCACGATGCGCAAGCCGAGCGGGTCGACTTCATGAAATACCGCGCGGATCGTGCCGTCCTTGCCGCTCGTGTCCATGCCTTGCAGCACCAGCAGAACGCGACGCTTGCGCTGCGCGTGCAGCCGCTCCTGCAGGTTGTCGAGCAGCAGGCCCACTTCCGACAGACGCGCGCGGTCCGCGTCTTTCGAGCCGCTCGAAAACGGCTTCGCCTTCGGATCGTAATGGTCGAGCGAGAAGTGGTTCTTCTTCTTGCCGTCGTCGAAGTACGGCACGCGGAAATCGTCGAGATCGGGATGATTTGTCATGCACACACTCCGTGGTCTACGCTTAACCGGCTGAAGCGGGTCCGCAAAATAAAACGGGCCGTTGCCCTGCTTCGATCCGGCAACGGCCCGTGGTGACACGGCCGTGATCACGCCCGGCCGCGGCACTTCAACTCAGGACAACTTTTTCTTGAGCAATTCATTGACCTGAGCAGGGTTGGCCTTACCCTTGGTTGCTTTCATCGCCTGGCCGATCAGCGCGTTGAACGCCTTTTCCTTGCCGGCGCGATATTCGTCGACCGACTTCTGGTTCGCGGCGAGCACTTCGTCGATGATCGCTTCGAGCGCGCCGGTGTCCGAGATCTGCTTCAGGCCCTTCGCCTCGATGATGCGATCAGCGGCGGCTTCGTCGGTGGCCTTCTCTTCCCAGATCGCGAGGAAGATTTCCTTCGCGATCTTGTTCGAGATCGTACCGTCGGCAATGCGTTGCAGAATCACCGCGAGCTGCGCGGCCGAGACCGGGCACGCGGCAATGTCGAGGCCTTCGCGATTGAGCTGCGACGACACTTCACCCATCACCCAGTTCGCCGCGACCTTCGCGTTGGCCGGACCGACTTTCGCGACCACCGCTTCGTAGTATGCGGCCGTCGCCTTGCTCGAGGTCAGCACGTTCGCGTCGTAGGGCGTGAGGCCGTACTGCGACACGAAGCGCCGCTGAATCGCTTCCGGCAGCTCAGGCATCTCGCTCTTCACGCGCTCGACCCATGCGGCGTCGATCACGAGCGGCATCAGGTCGGGGTCGGGGAAATAGCGGTAGTCATGCGCGTCTTCCTTGCTGCGCATCGAGCGCGTTTCGCGCTTGTCCGGATCGTACAGACGCGTTTCCTGCACCACCGTGCCGCCGTCTTCGATCAGCTCGATCTGGCGACGCACTTCGTACTGGATCGCTTCTTCGAGGAAGCGGAACGAGTTCAGGTTCTTGGTCTCGGTGCGGGTGCCGAATTCCTTCTGGCCGACCGGACGCACCGACACGTTCGCGTCGCAGCGGAAAGAGCCTTCCTGCATGTTGCCGTCGCAGATGCCGAGCCACACGACGAGCGTGTGCAGCGCCTTCGCGTAGGCAACGGCCTCGGCCGCGCTGCGCATTTCCGGCTCGGTGACGATTTCGAGCAGCGGCGTGCCGGCACGATTCAGGTCGATGCCGGTCATGCCCGCGAAGTCTTCGTGCAGCGACTTGCCCGCGTCTTCCTCGAGGTGGGCACGGGTCAGGTTGATGGTTTTCTCGTACGCTTGCGTGCCCGTCTTTTCATTGGCCGGCACCTGGATCGTCACCTGGCCGCCCTGCACGACGGGGATTTCGTACTGGCTGATCTGATAGCCCTTCGGCAGATCGGGGTAGAAGTAATTTTTGCGCGCGAAGATGCTGCGCGGCGCCACCGTTGCGCCGATCGCGAGGCCGAACTGAATCGCGCGTTCGACCGCGCCGCGGTTCATCACGGGCAGCGTGCCCGGCAACGCCAGATCGACGGGACTGGCCTGGGTGTTCGGCGCGGCGCCGAATTGCGTCGCGGTGCCCGAGAAGATTTTCGAATGCGTCGACAACTGCGTGTGGGTCTCCAGACCGATCACGACTTCCCATTGTTTGGTCATGGTGCTCACACTCCTGCCGGTGCCTGACGGTGCCAGTCGGTGGCGCGCTGGAACGCGTCGGCCACCTGAAGCATCCGGGCTTCATTGAAATAGTTGCCGATGATCTGCAGACCGACCGGGCGCTGCGCATTCGCGCCCGCGCCGAAACCGCACGGCACGCTCATGCCCGGCAGGCCGGCGAGGCTCACCGACAACGTGTAGATGTCGGCCAGATACATCTGCACCGGGTCGTCGCCCTTCGCGCCGATGTCCCATGCCACCGACGGCGCGACCGGTCCCATGATCACGTCGCACTGCTTGAACGCTTCCTGGAAGTCCTGCGCGATGATGCGGCGGATCTTCTGCGCCTGCAGGTAGTACGCGTCGTAGTAGCCGTGCGACAGCACGTAGGTGCCGACCAGAATGCGGCGCTTCACTTCGGGCCCGAAGCCTTCGGCGCGCGACTTCTTGTACATGTCGAGCAGATCGCGGTACTCGGCCGCGCGATGGCCGAAGCGCACGCCGTCGAAACGCGACAGGTTCGACGAGGCCTCGGCCGGCGCGATCACGTAGTAGACCGGGATCGACAGTTCGGTTTTCGGCAGAGACACCTCGACGAGCGTCGCGCCGAGCGCTTCGTACTGCTTCAACGCGGCGTCGATCGATCCGCGCACGTCGTCGGCGAGACCGGCGCCGAAGTACTCCTTCGGCAGGCCGATGCGCAGGCCGGCGAGCGGCTTGTCCGCGCCGCCGTCCCGCCACGACTTGCCGAGGTAGCGCGTGTAGTCCTCGTGCTCGTGCGAGAGGCTCGTCGAGTCGCGCTCGTCGAAGCCGGCCATCGCGTTGAGCAGCGTCGCGCAGTCCGCGGCGCTTTGCGCCATCGGGCCGCCCTGATCGAGCGACGACGCGAACGCGATCATGCCGTAGCGCGACACGCGGCCATACGTCGGCTTGATGCCGGTGATGCCCGAGAACGACGCCGGCTGGCGGATCGAGCCGCCGGTGTCGGTCCCGGTCGCGGCAGGCGCGAGACGCGCGGCCACGGCGGCCGCCGAGCCGCCCGACGATCCGCCCGGCACGGCCTTGCGGTCCCATGGATTCTGCACGGCCCCGAAGTACGAATTCTCGTTGGACGAGCCCATCGCGAACTCGTCCATGTTGGTTTTGCCCACGCACACCATGCCGGCGCTCTGCAGACGCGCGACCACGGTCGCGTCGAACGGACTTTCGTAGTTCGCGAGCATCTTCGAGCCGGCCGTGGAGCGCCAGCCCTTCGTGACGAACACGTCCTTGTGCGCGATCGGCAGGCCGACGAGCGGGCCGGCGTGGCCGGTGTGCAGCAGCGCGTCGGCGGCTTTCGCCTGCGCGAGCGTCAGTTCGGGATCGACCTGGATGAACGCGTTCAGGCTGTTGGCCGCGTCGATCCGCTTCAGGTACAGCTGCGCCAGTTCGACTGCGGAGCATTCCTTGGCCGCGAGCGCCGCGCGCAGTTCGGTCAAACTTTTTTCATGCATTGCGTTTTATCCTGGAAAGCGCGGCAGCGTGGTCACGCTGCCGTGGAGGCGTTCGGTTGCCCGTCGGCAGACGGCCCGGCACGGCTCGCGGCGAAGCCGCGCGCCTGCGCACGAAAGGCTCGTGCCGGCGCCGCGCCCGGGGTCTGCCCGACGGGTCTTATTCGATCACCTTCGGCACGAGGTACAGGCCGTCCTGAACGGCCGGCGCGGGGCGCTGGAAAGCCTCGCGCTCGACCGTCTCGCTGACGGCGTCGTCGCGCAGACGCAGCGCGACGTCTTCGATCTGCTCGATCGGGTGGGCAAGCGGGGCGATGCCGGTGGTATCGACCGCCTGCATCTGCTCGACGAGGCCGAAAAAATCATTGAGCTGGGCACGCGTGTGCTCGGCGTCGGAATCGGCCAGTTCGAGCCGCGCGAGATGCGCGATGCGTTTTACATCGGTCAGGGTCAGAGCCATGCAATCACCGGAAATGGTGGAATGTCACTATGGTTAAAAAGTCGCGCTTTAACAGCGGGTTACGACAAGATAGGACAATCTAAAAAAAGGAGCGGAAACGGCAAAATGTACGCTCCGTTTCCTTCAAAACATCCAAAATTATAAGGTATGATTACGCGTTCGACCCAAACCCGGACCGACTTACCAAGGCCTTACGGACAATTCAAAGAACGTCCGGCGTTTTCCGCCCTGGCTTTGCAACGGCCTCCGGTAGACTCCCCCGCGGCTTCAAGTTCATGTGGCGTCGCTACCGCCCGGTTGAAGCTGTTATTTATTCCGCTGCCGCCCTACGCATACGGTGCGAGGCCCGGCCCCCAGCGAGACAGGATTTTGAATGTTCGGTTTTTTGCGCAGCTACTTCTCCAACGATCTGGCCATTGACCTCGGCACCGCCAACACGCTTATCTACATGCGCGGCAAGGGCATCGTTCTCGACGAACCGTCGGTCGTGTCGATCCGCCAGGAAGGCGGCCCGAACGGCAAGAAGACCATTCAGGCAGTCGGCAAGGAAGCCAAGCAGATGCTCGGCAAGGTGCCGGGCAACATCGAGGCGATCCGCCCGATGAAAGACGGCGTGATCGCCGACTTCACCGTCACCGAGCAGATGATCAAGCAGTTCATCAAGACTGCTCACGAATCGCGCATGTTCTCGCCGTCGCCGCGCATCATCATCTGCGTGCCGTGCGGTTCGACCCAGGTCGAGCGCCGCGCGATCAAGGAAGCCGCGCATGGCGCGGGCGCCTCGCAGGTGTACCTGATCGAAGAGCCGATGGCCGCCGCGATCGGCGCGGGCCTGCCGGTGTCGGAAGCAACGGGTTCGATGGTCGTCGACATCGGCGGCGGCACGACCGAAGTCGGCGTGATCTCGCTCGGCGGCATCGTGTACAAGGGCTCGGTGCGCGTCGGCGGTGACAAATTCGACGAAGCGATCGTCAACTACATCCGCCGCAACTACGGCATGTTGATCGGCGAGCAGACCGCCGAAGCCATCAAGAAGGAAATCGGCTCCGCGTTCCCGGGCTCCGAAGTCAAGGAAATGGAAGTGAAGGGCCGCAATCTGTCGGAAGGCATTCCGCGCAGCTTCACGATCTCCAGCAACGAAATCCTCGAAGCGCTGACCGATCCGCTGAACCAGATCGTGTCGTCGGTGAAGATCGCACTGGAACAAACGCCGCCGGAACTCGGCGCGGACATCGCCGAGCGCGGCATGATGCTGACCGGCGGTGGCGCGCTGCTGCGCGATCTCGACCGACTGCTCGCCGAAGAAACCGGCCTGCCGGTGCTCGTCGCCGAAGATCCGCTGACTTGCGTCGTGCGCGGCTCGGGCATGGCGCTCGAGCGCATGGACAAGC encodes the following:
- a CDS encoding PPK2 family polyphosphate kinase; protein product: MTNHPDLDDFRVPYFDDGKKKNHFSLDHYDPKAKPFSSGSKDADRARLSEVGLLLDNLQERLHAQRKRRVLLVLQGMDTSGKDGTIRAVFHEVDPLGLRIVPFKAPTPVELAHDFLWRVHSQAPAAGELTIFNRSHYEDLLVPTVQGELDADEFQQRCCHIRQFEQLLAHSGATIVKCMLHISKDEQRVRLQERIDDPLKHWKFDVSDLEARKQWDAYQSAYRDALAATSTEYAPWYVIPADSKTHRNVMVAQLLLRTLNALKLEYPPAKEALKGVKVE
- the gatB gene encoding Asp-tRNA(Asn)/Glu-tRNA(Gln) amidotransferase subunit GatB, whose product is MTKQWEVVIGLETHTQLSTHSKIFSGTATQFGAAPNTQASPVDLALPGTLPVMNRGAVERAIQFGLAIGATVAPRSIFARKNYFYPDLPKGYQISQYEIPVVQGGQVTIQVPANEKTGTQAYEKTINLTRAHLEEDAGKSLHEDFAGMTGIDLNRAGTPLLEIVTEPEMRSAAEAVAYAKALHTLVVWLGICDGNMQEGSFRCDANVSVRPVGQKEFGTRTETKNLNSFRFLEEAIQYEVRRQIELIEDGGTVVQETRLYDPDKRETRSMRSKEDAHDYRYFPDPDLMPLVIDAAWVERVKSEMPELPEAIQRRFVSQYGLTPYDANVLTSSKATAAYYEAVVAKVGPANAKVAANWVMGEVSSQLNREGLDIAACPVSAAQLAVILQRIADGTISNKIAKEIFLAIWEEKATDEAAADRIIEAKGLKQISDTGALEAIIDEVLAANQKSVDEYRAGKEKAFNALIGQAMKATKGKANPAQVNELLKKKLS
- the gatA gene encoding Asp-tRNA(Asn)/Glu-tRNA(Gln) amidotransferase subunit GatA → MHEKSLTELRAALAAKECSAVELAQLYLKRIDAANSLNAFIQVDPELTLAQAKAADALLHTGHAGPLVGLPIAHKDVFVTKGWRSTAGSKMLANYESPFDATVVARLQSAGMVCVGKTNMDEFAMGSSNENSYFGAVQNPWDRKAVPGGSSGGSAAAVAARLAPAATGTDTGGSIRQPASFSGITGIKPTYGRVSRYGMIAFASSLDQGGPMAQSAADCATLLNAMAGFDERDSTSLSHEHEDYTRYLGKSWRDGGADKPLAGLRIGLPKEYFGAGLADDVRGSIDAALKQYEALGATLVEVSLPKTELSIPVYYVIAPAEASSNLSRFDGVRFGHRAAEYRDLLDMYKKSRAEGFGPEVKRRILVGTYVLSHGYYDAYYLQAQKIRRIIAQDFQEAFKQCDVIMGPVAPSVAWDIGAKGDDPVQMYLADIYTLSVSLAGLPGMSVPCGFGAGANAQRPVGLQIIGNYFNEARMLQVADAFQRATDWHRQAPAGV
- the gatC gene encoding Asp-tRNA(Asn)/Glu-tRNA(Gln) amidotransferase subunit GatC — its product is MALTLTDVKRIAHLARLELADSDAEHTRAQLNDFFGLVEQMQAVDTTGIAPLAHPIEQIEDVALRLRDDAVSETVEREAFQRPAPAVQDGLYLVPKVIE
- a CDS encoding rod shape-determining protein, producing MFGFLRSYFSNDLAIDLGTANTLIYMRGKGIVLDEPSVVSIRQEGGPNGKKTIQAVGKEAKQMLGKVPGNIEAIRPMKDGVIADFTVTEQMIKQFIKTAHESRMFSPSPRIIICVPCGSTQVERRAIKEAAHGAGASQVYLIEEPMAAAIGAGLPVSEATGSMVVDIGGGTTEVGVISLGGIVYKGSVRVGGDKFDEAIVNYIRRNYGMLIGEQTAEAIKKEIGSAFPGSEVKEMEVKGRNLSEGIPRSFTISSNEILEALTDPLNQIVSSVKIALEQTPPELGADIAERGMMLTGGGALLRDLDRLLAEETGLPVLVAEDPLTCVVRGSGMALERMDKLGSIFSYE